In Schistocerca serialis cubense isolate TAMUIC-IGC-003099 chromosome 8, iqSchSeri2.2, whole genome shotgun sequence, one genomic interval encodes:
- the LOC126416893 gene encoding facilitated trehalose transporter Tret1-like, whose amino-acid sequence MEQPLDRPLSKGETSWMITLVTLISATGPSLCSLLSHRWGFKPAGYVAGSLVVLGGVIVLLAHSFPVLMLGRVVTCLGTGCTAVVSTTYINGAAEDHVRGALGTFFALMFNAGILIAYLVGATSSYRIVCTGCFVIPLLYLICFFFLPESPQYLLSRGRENKAEKSLRWFRSAGHDVAQELERLRADADARTQDDGRTRMSLAEFLRDRACRLSTITAIVLNLNQSLNGSPVVLSYVVQMFSEAENGVSAGWSAVVVAALQLLATFLSSALVDRAGRRPLLLATNAGMALCLAALGGYFFAKDGHIDVTAVWWLPVAAMSLLLVLNAIGIGALLYVVINESFSPEALPIAVSIGFTAHTFIVTAVIKSYVVLLDWLGLYGCYWFFATCCILSNVYIFFFLPETMNRPIADIISELSGETKKKQKELQSSPYDRVPVAETKT is encoded by the coding sequence ATGGAACAGCCGCTGGACAGGCCCCTCAGTAAAGGAGAGACCTCATGGATGATAACCCTCGTGACCCTCATCTCGGCAACTGGACCTTCTCTGTGCAGTCTCCTCAGCCATCGCTGGGGCTTCAAGCCAGCTGGATACGTGGCAGGATCTTTGGTGGTCCTGGGAGGTGTCATCGTGCTGCTGGCGCATTCCTTCCCAGTACTGATGTTGGGTCGGGTGGTCACTTGCCTTGGCACGGGCTGCACGGCCGTCGTGTCCACCACGTACATCAACGGGGCAGCCGAGGATCACGTGCGGGGGGCGCTGGGCACCTTCTTCGCTCTCATGTTCAACGCAGGTATCCTCATAGCATATCTCGTTGGGGCCACCTCTTCGTACCGCATAGTCTGTACTGGCTGCTTCGTCATCCCTCTGCTGTACCTGATCTGCTTCTTCTTCCTACCCGAATCGCCCCAGTATCTTCTGTCCAGAGGCAGAGAGAACAAAGCCGAGAAGTCACTTCGCTGGTTCCGCAGTGCTGGTCACGACGTCGCCCAAGAGCTGGAACGCCTTCGGGCTGATGCGGATGCTCGAACTCAAGATGACGGACGCACTCGGATGTCTCTCGCTGAGTTCCTGAGAGACCGCGCCTGTCGCCTGAGCACCATCACAGCGATCGTGCTCAACCTCAACCAGTCGCTGAACGGCAGCCCAGTAGTCCTCAGCTACGTGGTCCAGATGTTCTCGGAGGCGGAGAACGGCGTTTCGGCTGGATGGTCAGCAGTGGTCGTAGCGGCGCTCCAGCTGTTGGCCACTTTCCTGTCATCGGCGCTGGTGGACCGCGCTGGTCgcagaccgctgctgctggctACCAATGCTGGCATGGCCCTCTGCCTCGCTGCCCTCGGCGGGTACTTCTTCGCCAAGGACGGCCACATCGACGTGACCGCAGTGTGGTGGCTGCCCGTCGCTGCGATGTCGCTTCTGCTGGTGCTCAACGCTATTGGCATCGGCGCTCTTCTCTACGTGGTCATCAACGAGAGCTTCTCGCCGGAAGCGCTACCCATAGCCGTCTCTATCGGCTTCACAGCGCACACGTTCATCGTGACAGCCGTAATCAAGTCGTATGTTGTCCTGCTAGACTGGTTAGGACTCTATGGCTGTTACTGGTTCTTCGCCACTTGTTGCATCCTCAGTAACGTTTACATATTTTTCTTCTTGCCAGAGACAATGAACAGGCCCATAGCAGACATTATTTCCGAGCTTAGCGGGGAGACAAAGAAGAAGCAGAAGGAACTCCAGTCCTCTCCATACGACCGAGTCCCAGTAGCAGAGACGAAAACTTAG